The Clostridia bacterium genome contains a region encoding:
- a CDS encoding N-acetyl-gamma-glutamyl-phosphate reductase — translation MIKVAILGATGYTGEELIRMLSMHPEAEIKMLVSHSTAGTPIDEIYGNFKNVCNLVCEELDIDKVAGECDVAFTALPHGASKEVIPALYAKGIKVIDLSGDFRYNDVKVYEEWYKDAHCAPELLKVKAYGLCELHRDEIKKTSLVGNPGCFTTCSIMGMAPLAAAKAIDTKTIIVDAKSGVTGAGRGLGLAYHYSECDNTMMAYKVATHRHTSEIEQELSILAGEDIKLTFTPHLAPFKRGIYSTMYANLSKDLSCEEIVEMYREFYKNEYFVRVLDAGKIPQVKNVAGSNFVEIGITVDKRVNRVIVISTLDNLIKGASGQAIQNMNILFGLDEKTGLAAPGYYL, via the coding sequence ATGATTAAAGTTGCAATTTTAGGTGCTACGGGATACACGGGGGAAGAGCTGATTCGTATGCTTTCCATGCATCCCGAGGCAGAAATCAAGATGCTGGTTTCCCATTCTACTGCAGGCACACCCATTGATGAAATTTACGGAAATTTTAAAAATGTCTGCAATCTGGTTTGCGAGGAGCTGGATATCGACAAGGTTGCCGGAGAGTGTGATGTGGCATTTACCGCTCTTCCGCACGGTGCTTCTAAAGAGGTTATCCCTGCTCTTTATGCAAAGGGGATTAAGGTTATCGACCTTTCGGGCGATTTCCGTTACAACGATGTAAAGGTGTATGAGGAATGGTATAAAGATGCCCATTGCGCGCCCGAGCTTTTAAAGGTGAAGGCGTACGGTCTTTGTGAATTACACAGAGATGAAATTAAAAAGACTTCTCTTGTGGGCAATCCCGGTTGCTTTACCACCTGTTCTATTATGGGTATGGCACCGCTTGCTGCGGCAAAGGCTATTGACACAAAAACCATTATCGTGGATGCCAAATCCGGTGTAACCGGTGCAGGCAGAGGCTTAGGACTTGCGTATCACTACAGCGAATGTGATAACACCATGATGGCTTATAAGGTAGCAACCCACCGTCACACCTCCGAAATTGAGCAGGAGCTTTCTATTCTGGCAGGCGAAGACATTAAGCTCACCTTCACACCTCACTTAGCACCCTTTAAGCGCGGTATATATTCTACTATGTATGCAAACCTTTCCAAGGATTTGTCCTGCGAGGAAATTGTGGAAATGTACAGAGAATTCTATAAGAATGAATACTTTGTTCGTGTGCTGGATGCAGGCAAAATTCCGCAGGTTAAAAATGTAGCCGGCTCGAACTTTGTGGAAATCGGTATTACGGTGGATAAGAGAGTCAACCGCGTCATTGTAATTTCTACGCTGGATAATTTAATTAAGGGTGCGTCCGGTCAGGCAATCCAGAACATGAACATTCTGTTTGGTTTAGACGAAAAGACAGGTCTTGCGGCGCCCGGATACTATTTGTAA
- a CDS encoding methionine gamma-lyase family protein — protein MDNLIRAAEEKVKASFRVLEENEYYNAEKVLRAFQKFGVNEAHFASSSGYGYDDFGRDTLEEIYAEIFGTEDAIVRHTITSGTHALTAVLFGVLLPGDHLLAITGKPYDTLEEAIGIRGEAPGSLKELGVTYGQVDLLSNGAPDYAGIEKAIAEHNPKMVMLQRSKGYSYRKSLDMEEMEKLLSFVKTKTDAIIFVDNCYGEFTERVEPTNIGADVMAGSLIKNPGGGIAPTGGYIVGSKKIIERIANRMTSPGIGKEGGATLGVNKSFYQGLFMAPSAVCSALKTAVLAAGVFESLGYSVCPASDEKRTDIIQAIRLEDREKLIAFCQGIQMGSPIDSKVLPEPWAMPGYQHEVIMAAGAFTQGSSIELSADGPVIEPYIVYMQGGLTYSYGKLGLKSALDNLNKKNLLNK, from the coding sequence ATGGATAATTTGATACGCGCGGCAGAGGAAAAGGTAAAAGCCTCTTTCCGTGTCTTAGAAGAAAATGAATATTACAATGCCGAAAAGGTGCTTCGTGCCTTTCAGAAGTTTGGGGTGAATGAAGCGCATTTTGCCTCAAGCTCGGGCTATGGCTATGACGATTTCGGCAGAGACACTTTAGAAGAAATATATGCCGAGATTTTTGGTACCGAGGATGCCATTGTACGGCATACCATTACCTCGGGTACCCATGCTTTAACGGCGGTGCTGTTCGGGGTTCTGCTCCCCGGAGACCATCTGCTCGCCATCACCGGCAAACCCTATGACACCTTAGAGGAAGCCATCGGCATCCGCGGAGAGGCACCCGGCTCTTTAAAGGAACTGGGCGTTACATACGGGCAGGTGGATTTGTTAAGCAACGGTGCCCCCGACTATGCAGGCATTGAAAAGGCTATTGCAGAGCATAATCCGAAAATGGTGATGCTTCAGCGCTCTAAGGGCTACAGTTACAGAAAATCCTTAGACATGGAGGAAATGGAGAAGCTGTTAAGCTTTGTGAAAACCAAAACAGATGCCATTATCTTTGTGGACAACTGCTATGGTGAATTTACCGAACGGGTAGAGCCGACCAATATAGGTGCCGATGTGATGGCGGGCTCGCTTATTAAAAATCCCGGCGGCGGCATTGCACCCACAGGGGGGTATATTGTAGGCTCGAAAAAAATAATCGAGCGCATTGCAAACCGCATGACAAGCCCGGGCATCGGCAAAGAGGGCGGGGCGACCTTAGGGGTCAACAAATCCTTTTATCAGGGATTGTTTATGGCACCCTCTGCAGTTTGCTCGGCGTTAAAAACCGCGGTGCTTGCGGCAGGTGTGTTCGAGTCTTTGGGTTATTCGGTTTGCCCGGCATCGGATGAAAAACGGACAGACATTATTCAGGCAATCCGTTTAGAGGATAGAGAAAAGCTCATTGCTTTTTGTCAGGGTATTCAGATGGGCTCGCCCATAGATTCAAAGGTTCTGCCTGAGCCATGGGCAATGCCCGGCTATCAGCACGAGGTGATTATGGCGGCGGGTGCGTTTACACAAGGCTCCTCCATTGAGCTTTCGGCAGACGGTCCCGTGATTGAACCTTATATTGTATATATGCAAGGCGGACTGACCTACAGCTACGGGAAATTAGGCTTAAAAAGTGCCCTTGACAATTTAAATAAGAAAAATTTATTGAATAAATAA